A segment of the Alphaproteobacteria bacterium genome:
GCCGACCTCCACCGCCGCGCCGAGATCGCGCTGCGGCGGCCCAGCCAGTCGCTGCTGCTGGTCGGCGGCGACCTCGACGCGCCCGGCTGGCTCGGCCAGTCGCTGTTCGCGCGGCTGGTGCTGAAGCGAGACGGCAACCGGCCGCCGCCGGTCAATCTGATGTCCGAGCGGCGCGCCGGCACGCTGGTCCGCCGGCTGATCGGCGAAGGCATGGTCGGCGCCAGCCACGACGTGTCCGACGGCGGCGTGCTGGTCGCCGTGGTGGAGATGATGCTGGCGGGCGGGCAGGGCGCCTCGCTGAACACCCCCGGCCACATCGGCAGCGGTCGCGCGGCGACCAATGCCTGGCTGTTCGGCGAGGACCAGGGCCGCTATGTGATCGCCACCGATTCGCCGGGCCTGGTGCAGGAGCAGGCGGCGGCCGCCGGCGTCGCGGCCCAGGTCATCGGCATCAGCGGCGGCGACCGTTTGACTGTGGATGGGCGTGCGATTATCTCCACGGCTGAGCTGCGCGTGCTGAACGAATTGTGGCTGCCGCGCTACATGGGCACCGCCCAGCAGGGCGGCTGACGGCAACCGGCGAGGAGGCTGGCGCCATGGCGATGGCCGCGGACGAGATCGAGCGCCTGATCAAGGAGGCCCTGCCGGACGCGCAGGTCCACATCACCGACCTGGCCGGCGATGGCGACCACTATGCGGCGCACGTGGTCTCGGCCGCCTTTGCCGGCAAGTCGCGCGTGCAGCAGCATCAGATGGTCTACGGTGCGCTGAAGGGCGAGATGGGCGGCCAGCTGCATGCGCTCGCGCTGAAGACCGAGGCACCGGAGTGACGCCGCCGGCGGCGGCAATGGAGAGGAATCGACCGTGACCGAGAACCAGGTTTTCGACCGCATCCGCGGCGAGATCGACGCCAACGACGTGGTGCTGTTCATGAAGGGCTCGCCGATGTTCCCGCAGTGCGGGTTCTCGGCCGCCGTCGTGCACGTGCTCAACGAGATGGGTATCGCCTTCAAGGGCATCGACGTGCTGACCGACCCGGCGATCCGCCAGGGGATCAAGGACTTTTCCAGCTGGCCGACCATCCCGCAGCTCTACGTCAAGGGCGAGTTCGTCGGCGGCTGCGACATTGTGCGCGAGATGGCGCAGTCCGGCGAGCTGGCGACGGTGTTCTCGTCCAACGGCATCGCAGCCCAGCCGGCTGCCTGAATCCGCCGCGCGAGTTTGGCGCCCGAATCTGCCGCCCGGGCCGACCGGCGGCGAGGTCGGCCATGCGATGCAATGCCGCGTGCGCTTGAGCGCAGCGCGGCGCCGCGTTCAAATGGCGGCAGCGAGGCCGCCCGTCGGGCGTCCGTTTGGGGGAGGGTAGCGCCATGGCGGCGTTCGCGTTGGATCACGTCAACCTGCAGACGGCCCGGACCGACCAGATGGTCGCGTTCTATCGCGACATCGTCGGTCTCGAGCTTGGCGCGCGGCCGGATTTCGACGTGCCGGGCGCCTGGCTCTATCTCGGCGACTTGGCGGCGGTGCATCTGGTGACGCTGCGGGCCGGCCTGCAGCCGAAGGAGCCGCAGATCGAGCATTTCGCCTTTCGCTGTCGCGGCCTGAAGCGGTTCACGGCGCTGTGTCGCGAGAAGCGGGTGCCGTACTATGTCGCGATCGTGCCCGGGCTCGACATCCGCCAGGTGAACGTGTTCGACCCCGACGGCAACAAGGTCGAGATGCAGTTCGAGGCGACGGACGACCCGGACACCGACCTGAGCCCGCACCTGATGCAAGCGCCGGCCTGAACCGGCGCCGGACCGGTTCGCGTCGGTCTTGAGCGCGCGGCCGCGGTCGGCTGTAATGCCCGCCAGCGAAAAGGGCAGATGAGGAGGGGAGATGACCGCCCAGGTGCTCGACCACGTCAACCTGCAGACGATGCGGCTGGCGGAGATGACCGCCTTCTACCGCGACATCATCGGCCTCGAGGACGGCGATCGCCCGCCCTTCTCCTTCGGCGGCGCCTGGCTGTGGTGCGGCGGGCGCGCCGCGGTGCACCTGGTCGAGATCGAGCAGCCGATCGATCCGCGCGATCCGAAGATCGAACACTTCGCTTTCCGCTGCGAAGGGCTGAAGCAGTTCACCGAGCGGTGCCGGGATCACCGCGTGCCTTACTATGTTCGGGTCGTGCCGTTGCTGAACATTCGCCAGGTCAACGTCTTCGATCCCGACGGCAACAAGGTCGAGATGCAGTTCGCCGATAGCGACGATCCTGACACCGACCTGAGCCCGTTCATGATGCAGGCGCCGTCCTGAACGTCCGGCGGCGCCGGCTGCAAATGGAAAGGGCGGCCCCGCGGCCGCCCTTTTTGCCGTTCCGATCCGTGCGCGGTCAGCGCGAATAGAATTCGATCACCAGGTTCGGTTCCATGTGCACCGGATAGGGCACGTCCTGGTTTGCGAAGGACGGCGGGCGCAGGAAGGTGCAGGTCAGCTTGTCGAAATTGACGCTGAGATAGTCCGGCACGTCGCGCTCGGTCGACGCGATCGCCTCCAGCACCAGCGGCAGCTCGCGCGACTTCTGCTTGATCTCGATCACGTCGCCGTCGCGCACCATGTAGGAGGCGATGTTGACGCGCTTGCCGTTGACCCGGATGTGGCCGTGGTTGACGAACTGACGGGCGGCGAACACGGTCGGCACGAACTTGGCGCGATAGACCACCGCGTCCAGGCGGCGTTCCAGCAGCTCGATCAGGTTCTCGCCGGTGTCGCCCTTGCGGCGGGTCGCGTTCTCGTAGTAGCGCCGGAACTGCTTCTCGCCGATGCTGCCGTAATAGCCCTTCAGCCGCTGCTTCGCCATCAGCTGCAGGCCGAAGTCGGACGGCTTGCGCCGGCGCTGGCCATGCTGGCCGGGGCCGTATTCGCGGCGGTTGAACGGGCTCTTCGGGCGGCCCCACAGGTTGCAGCGCAACCGGCGGTTGATCTTGTATTTGGCGGCGACGCGCTTGCTCATGCGTCCGTGCTCCCGTTTTTGGGCCGCGTGTCGCGGCTGCGGTGTTCGCGCTCGTGTACCGGATAGCCTGCTCGCCGGAATGGCCGCCGATGGTGGCCGGGCCCGAAAGCAAGCGGGGCGCGGCCCGTTTCCAGCCGCGCCCGCATGTCCAGCAATGGCGCGGGTTATACAGACTTCATCGGCAATGTCAAACCGTGCGCGACCGGGGCGCCGGGCTGCCGCGGCATTGCACGCATTACTACATGCGTTAATCGGTGTTTAAAGCCGGTGACCTAGCCTCAGCGGCGCAATGCTCGAAGCAGGTCGGTGGCGTTTGATGCAATTCGGCATCACCAGCAAATTCGTCATGACGATCGCGACGACGATGGCGTGCGCCCTGGCCGCCGGCGTTGTGGCAATGACGTTGCTGTTCGGCCTGGGCGGCGCGTTCAGCGACCTTGCCGGCAAAACCCTGCCCGTGCTGTCCACCGCCGGCGCGCTCGCCCGCGCCGCCAACGACCTGGCCGTCGCCGCGCCGGCACTGGCGACGTCGCGTTCGAGCGTGGAACTGGCGGCGAACCGCGACAGCACACTGGAGCGGCGGCGCGACCTGCTGCAGGTCCTTGATGAGCTCGAGGGCGCGCTGGCCGGCACCGCACTGTCGGATGCGCCGCTGCAGCGGGTGCGGGCCACGGGCAACGCCTTGCTGGCCAACATCGAGGCGCTGGACGAGGCGGCCGGGCGCCACATCGCCGCGCAGTTCCAGTTCGATCTTCTGGTGGCGCGGGCCAACGAGGCGCACAAGGCGCTTTCGCTGCCCGCCTTCTCGGATTCCGCCGGCGTCCTGGAGGCGATGTCGACGATCCCGTCGCTGCGGCCGCCGGCGCGGCAGTGGCGTTACGAGGCGGCGGACCTGATCTGGGAGGCGGTGACGGCGACGGCGCTGGCGGACCATGCGATCGGGCAGGCGCAGATCGAATCGCTGCGCGCGCGCTGGCAGGCGTTGTCGGCCCGGTTCACCCGGCTCACGCCCGATATCCAGGCGGCGCTGTCCGGCATACACGCCACCGTCGACCAGCTGCTGGTCCCGGACAGCGGCGTTCTCGGCCGCGCCGTCGACCTGGCCGATGCGGAACGCGAGGTGGAGACGCGGCTGGCCGACAACCGCCGGGCGGCCACCGCGCTGGTGTCCGCGACCGTGACGCTGTTCAACGGCATCAGCACCGTGACCGACCGTCAGCGCGAGGCGATCCTGGAGAATGTCAGTGCCGGGCAGTTGACGCTGGCGGCGATCATGGCGATCAGCGTCGGGGCCGGCTTCCTCGGCGTCGTGCTGTTCCGGCAACGGGTGCTGGACCGGATCAAGCGCCTGCAGGTCGCCATGCGCCGCGGCGTCAACGGCGAATTCGTCAAGGTCGACGACGCCGACCGCGACGAGATCGCCCAGATGGCGCGCGCGCACGGCTATTTCATCGACGCCATCGCGGCGCGCGAGTCCCGGCTGAAGCGCGAGCGCGACATCCAGCGCCAGCTGGCGGCGGAGGCGGAGGCGGCCAGCCGCGCCAAGTCGATGTTTCTGGCCAACATGAGCCACGAGCTGCGCACCCCGCTGAACGCCATCATCGGCTTTTCCGACCTGCTGTGCTCGGCGCCGGCGGATCCGGCCCGGGTCAAGGAATACTCCGCCGACATCAATTCCAGCGGGCGCCACCTGTTGTCGGTGATCAACGACGTGCTCGAATTCTCGAAGATCGAGGCGGGCCGGGCGGAACTCTCGATCGAGGCGACGTCGCTGGCCGAGGCGGTCGGCGCCGCGCACCGCTTCGTCAGGCTTGCCGCGCAGGAGCGCGCGATCGCCATCGCGGTCGAACTGGTCGGGCCGTCGGTGATCCAGGCCGACCCGGTCGCGCTGCGCCAGGTGTTCGCCAATCTGTTGTCGAACGCGGCGAAGTTCGCCCGGGCGGACACCACCATCAACGTGGTCGGCAAGCCGAGCGAGTCCGGCGACAGCTATCGGATCTCGGTGATCGACCAGGGCGTCGGCATCTCGGCCGACCAGCTCGACAAGGTGCTGCAGCCGTTCCACCAGGAGCGTTCGTCCTATACCCGGGGCCGCGGCGGCACCGGCCTGGGCCTCGCCATCACCCGCTCGCTGGTCGAGCTGCACGGCGGCACCCTGCGCATCCAGAGCGAGAAGGGGGTCGGCACCACCGTGATCGTCAGCCTGCCCTATGCCGGGCCGGGCGGGGCCGCGGCCGGCGAGCCGGCCGACGGTGCCGGTGGGACGTCGGCGGCCGCCTGAGCCCGCGGCTCAGCCGTCGGCGGCGGGGCCGCGCATCAGCGACACGATCACGCCGTGCAGGGTCTTCAGCTCCTGCTCGGTCAGCTCGGCGCGCTGGAACAGGTTGCGCAGGTTGCGGACCATGGTCGGCCGCTTGTCGGCCAGCCGCAGGAACCCGGTGCTGTCCAGCGCCGCCTCCAGCCGCTCGAAGAAGTTGACGAGGTCGGCCTTCGACGCCGGCGGCGAGCCCTTGTCCTCGAAGGCGAGGGACGGCGTCGCATCGTCGGTCAGGTACCACTCGTAGCCGACCAGCAGCACCGACTGGCCGAGGTTCAACGAGGAGAAGGCGGGGTTCAGCGGCACGGTGAGGATCGCGTCGGCCAGCGCCACGTCGTCGTTGGTCATGCCCGAGCGCTCGGCCCCGAACAGCAGGCCGGTGCGCTGGCCCGCGCCGAACCGACAGCGCAGCTCCAGCGCGCCCTGGCGGGCGGTATAGATCGGCTTGCTCATGAAGCGGTGGCGCGCCGTCGTCGCCAGCACATAGTTGAGGTCGGCGATCGCCGCGGCGGTGCTGTCGTGAATGGTGGCGTCGACGTGGCCGTCGAGCGCGCCCGACGCCATCGCCTGCGCCTTCGGGTTCGGCCAGCCGTCGCGCGGGTTGACCAGCCGCAGGTCGGTCAGTCCGCAGTTCAGCATCGCCCGCGCGGCAGCGCCGATGTTCTCGCCGAGCTGGGGCTCGATCAGGATGACGGCGGGCCCGCCGAGCTTGGGCGCCTGGGTCGAATCCGTGCCGGCCACGTCCGCGCTACTCCGCCGCGCGGCGCGCCCTGTCGGCCTCGCCCTTGTGGAACAGATAGAAGGTCAGGCTGTCCTGCAGGGCGATGTAGGCCGCGTCGATGATGTTGGCCGAGATGCCGACGGTCGACCAGCGCCGGCCGTCCGCATCCTCCGATTCGACCATCACGCGGGTGACCGCGGCGGTCGCGGCCTGTGGCGTGAGGATGCGGACCTTGAAGTCGGTCAAGCGCACGGTCTCCAGGCCCGGATAGACCGGGTTCAGCGCCTTGCGCAACGCCGCATCGAGCGCGTTGACCGGGCCGTTGCCCTCGGCCACCTGCATCGAGACCTCGCCCTTGACCTCGATCTTGACCACCGCCTGGCTGACCGTGGTCAGGTCGCCGCGGGCGTTGAGCCGGCGCTCGACCTCGCTGCGGAAGCTGACCAGCCGGAAATACTCGGGCAGCTCGCCGAGCGCGCGCCG
Coding sequences within it:
- a CDS encoding BolA family transcriptional regulator, with protein sequence MAMAADEIERLIKEALPDAQVHITDLAGDGDHYAAHVVSAAFAGKSRVQQHQMVYGALKGEMGGQLHALALKTEAPE
- the grxD gene encoding Grx4 family monothiol glutaredoxin, coding for MTENQVFDRIRGEIDANDVVLFMKGSPMFPQCGFSAAVVHVLNEMGIAFKGIDVLTDPAIRQGIKDFSSWPTIPQLYVKGEFVGGCDIVREMAQSGELATVFSSNGIAAQPAA
- the rpsD gene encoding 30S ribosomal protein S4 encodes the protein MSKRVAAKYKINRRLRCNLWGRPKSPFNRREYGPGQHGQRRRKPSDFGLQLMAKQRLKGYYGSIGEKQFRRYYENATRRKGDTGENLIELLERRLDAVVYRAKFVPTVFAARQFVNHGHIRVNGKRVNIASYMVRDGDVIEIKQKSRELPLVLEAIASTERDVPDYLSVNFDKLTCTFLRPPSFANQDVPYPVHMEPNLVIEFYSR
- a CDS encoding RNA methyltransferase, coding for MAGTDSTQAPKLGGPAVILIEPQLGENIGAAARAMLNCGLTDLRLVNPRDGWPNPKAQAMASGALDGHVDATIHDSTAAAIADLNYVLATTARHRFMSKPIYTARQGALELRCRFGAGQRTGLLFGAERSGMTNDDVALADAILTVPLNPAFSSLNLGQSVLLVGYEWYLTDDATPSLAFEDKGSPPASKADLVNFFERLEAALDSTGFLRLADKRPTMVRNLRNLFQRAELTEQELKTLHGVIVSLMRGPAADG
- a CDS encoding ATP-binding protein, with product MTIATTMACALAAGVVAMTLLFGLGGAFSDLAGKTLPVLSTAGALARAANDLAVAAPALATSRSSVELAANRDSTLERRRDLLQVLDELEGALAGTALSDAPLQRVRATGNALLANIEALDEAAGRHIAAQFQFDLLVARANEAHKALSLPAFSDSAGVLEAMSTIPSLRPPARQWRYEAADLIWEAVTATALADHAIGQAQIESLRARWQALSARFTRLTPDIQAALSGIHATVDQLLVPDSGVLGRAVDLADAEREVETRLADNRRAATALVSATVTLFNGISTVTDRQREAILENVSAGQLTLAAIMAISVGAGFLGVVLFRQRVLDRIKRLQVAMRRGVNGEFVKVDDADRDEIAQMARAHGYFIDAIAARESRLKRERDIQRQLAAEAEAASRAKSMFLANMSHELRTPLNAIIGFSDLLCSAPADPARVKEYSADINSSGRHLLSVINDVLEFSKIEAGRAELSIEATSLAEAVGAAHRFVRLAAQERAIAIAVELVGPSVIQADPVALRQVFANLLSNAAKFARADTTINVVGKPSESGDSYRISVIDQGVGISADQLDKVLQPFHQERSSYTRGRGGTGLGLAITRSLVELHGGTLRIQSEKGVGTTVIVSLPYAGPGGAAAGEPADGAGGTSAAA
- a CDS encoding VOC family protein, encoding MTAQVLDHVNLQTMRLAEMTAFYRDIIGLEDGDRPPFSFGGAWLWCGGRAAVHLVEIEQPIDPRDPKIEHFAFRCEGLKQFTERCRDHRVPYYVRVVPLLNIRQVNVFDPDGNKVEMQFADSDDPDTDLSPFMMQAPS
- a CDS encoding VOC family protein — its product is MAAFALDHVNLQTARTDQMVAFYRDIVGLELGARPDFDVPGAWLYLGDLAAVHLVTLRAGLQPKEPQIEHFAFRCRGLKRFTALCREKRVPYYVAIVPGLDIRQVNVFDPDGNKVEMQFEATDDPDTDLSPHLMQAPA